Proteins encoded by one window of Mustela erminea isolate mMusErm1 chromosome 7, mMusErm1.Pri, whole genome shotgun sequence:
- the FBLN7 gene encoding fibulin-7, with amino-acid sequence MVPSCPRALLLPLLLLLACPASRASQNCLNKQQLLTAIRQLQQVLKGQETRFAEGFRSMKSQLAALHHSVARAGPDSPPVSCPALNAPPDGRKFGSKYLVDHEVHFTCNPGFRLVGPSSMVCLPNGTWRGEQPHCRDISECSSQPCQNGGTCVEGVNQYKCMCPPGRTGSRCQHLAQTAAPDDTVAGDSAFSRAPRCAQVERTQHCSCEAGFHLSGAAAGDSVCQDVNECELYRQEGRPRLCMHTCVNTPGSYRCACPSGYRTLADGKSCEDVDECVSPQLVCPRGTMCINTGGGFQCVSPECPEGSGNVSYVKTSPFQCERNPCPMDSRPCRHLPKTISFHYLSLPSNLKTPITLFRMATASAPGRPGPNSLRFGIVGGNSRGHFVMQRSDRQTGELILVQTLEGPQTLEVDVDMSEYLDRSFQANHVSKVTIFVSPYDF; translated from the exons AACTGTCTCAACAAACAGCAGCTCCTCACGGCCATCCGCCAGCTGCAGCAGGTGCTGAAGGGGCAGGAGACCCGCTTCGCCGAGGGCTTCCGCAGCATGAAGAGCCAGCTGGCGGCGCTGCACCACTCGGTGGCCAGAGCGGGCCCGGACTCCCCCCCAG TGTCCTGCCCTGCTCTGAATGCCCCCCCAGACGGCAGAAAGTTTGGAAGCAAGTACTTGGTGGATCATGAAGTCCATTTTACCTGCAACCCTGGGTTCCGGCTGGTTGGGCCCAGCAGCATGGTGTGTCTTCCCAACGGCACCTGGAGGGGGGAACAGCCCCACTGTAGAG ACATCAGCGAATGCTCCAGCCAGCCTTGTCAGAATGGGGGGACCTGTGTAGAAGGAGTCAACCAGTACAAATGCATGTGTCCTCCAGGGAGGACTGGGAGCCGTTGTCAGCACCTGGCCCAGACAG CCGCCCCCGACGACACCGTAGCCGGCGACTCCGCCTTCAGCCGCGCGCCGCGCTGTGCGCAGGTGGAGCGGACGCAGCACTGCAGCTGCGAGGCCGGGTTCCACCTGAGCGGCGCCGCGGCCGGCGACAGCGTCTGCCAGG ATGTGAATGAATGCGAACTCTACAGGCAGGAGGGACGCCCCCGGCTCTGCATGCACACCTGCGTGAATACCCCGGGCTCCTACCGCTGTGCCTGCCCCAGCGGGTACCGGACACTGGCTGATGGGAAGAGCTGTGAGG ATGTCGATGAGTGTGTGAGCCCGCAGCTCGTGTGTCCCCGGGGGACCATGTGCATCAACACCGGTGGAGGCTTCCAGTGCGTCAGCCCGGAGTGCCCCGAAGGCAGTGGCAACGTGAGCTACGTGAAGACCTCTCCGTT CCAGTGTGAGCGAAACCCCTGCCCCATGGACAGCCGACCCTGCCGCCACTTGCCCAAGACCATTTCCTTCCATtacctctctctgccctccaacCTGAAGACGCCCATCACGCTCTTCCGCATGGCCACGGCTTCGGCCCCTGGCCGACCTGGACCCAACAGCCTACGCTTTGGGATCGTGGGCGGGAACAGCCGGGGCCACTTCGTGATGCAGCGCTCAGACCGGCAGACAGGGGAGCTGATCCTGGTCCAAACCCTGGAGGGGCCCCAGACGCTAGAGGTGGATGTTGACATGTCGGAATACCTGGACCGCTCCTTCCAAGCCAACCACGTGTCCAAGGTGACCATCTTTGTGTCCCCTTATGACTTCTAA